The Halalkalibacter krulwichiae genome has a segment encoding these proteins:
- the ileS gene encoding isoleucine--tRNA ligase, with protein MDYKETLLMPKTEFPMRGNLPNREPERQTKWSEMDIYQKVQERTADRPLFVLHDGPPYANGDIHMGHALNKILKDIIVRYKSMSGFNAPYVPGWDTHGLPIETALTKSGKVNRKSMSVAEFRKLCEEYARKQIDRQREQFMRLGVRGDWWNPYVTLDKAYEAQQIKVFGEMAKKGFIYKGKKPVYWSPSSESALAEAEIEYKDKRSPSIYVAFQVSDGKGVLNGDENIIIWTTTPWTIPANLGIAVHPDLDYNVVAVNNKKYVVAAGLLEQLVKEFEWENLEVLKTIKGTELEYVKAKHPIYDRESLVMCGEHVTLDAGTGCVHTAPGHGEEDFIVGQKYGLDVLCPVDDKGHMTAEAPGFEGLFYDAANKPITEKLEEVGALMKLTFITHSYAHDWRTKKPVIYRATAQWFASIENFRDELLKAIEEVEWLPKWGETRLFNMVRDRGDWCISRQRAWGVPIPVFYGENGEPIITDETIDHVSSLFREHGSNVWFEWDTEQLLPEGFTSEHSPNGRFTREMDIMDVWFDSGSSHQAVLEERDDLQRPADLYLEGSDQYRGWFNSSLSTSVAITGKAPYKGVLSHGFALDGEGRKMSKSIGNVVVPNDVMKQLGADILRLWVASVDYQADVRVSDKILKQVSESYRKIRNTFRFLLGNLHDFDPAKDYVSDLSGVDLFMHVKLNEVIEKVKQAYDQYQFSTVYHTIHNFCTIDLSSFYMDLAKDTLYIEHADHPNRRAIQTVMYEALVALTKLVSPILSHTADEVWEHIPSVKEESVQLTDMPEAKVFGDVEELKATWNHFMEVRDDVLKALEQARNEKKIGKSLTASITLYTSGEVRQLLTKIPTLEKLFIVSDVHLAGEVNEAPESAVRFDDLAIVVEQADGETCERCWVVSTTVGSNEEHSGLCSSCAETVTNYYANISK; from the coding sequence ATGGATTATAAAGAAACATTACTAATGCCAAAAACAGAATTCCCAATGAGAGGGAATCTGCCAAATCGTGAACCAGAAAGACAAACTAAATGGAGCGAGATGGATATTTACCAAAAGGTGCAGGAGCGAACTGCTGACCGTCCGTTATTTGTTTTGCATGATGGGCCTCCTTATGCGAATGGTGATATTCACATGGGACACGCATTAAATAAAATTTTGAAAGACATCATTGTCCGTTATAAGTCTATGAGCGGATTTAATGCACCTTATGTTCCAGGTTGGGATACACATGGATTACCAATTGAAACGGCATTAACGAAAAGCGGGAAGGTTAACCGTAAATCTATGAGTGTAGCCGAGTTCCGTAAGTTATGTGAGGAATACGCTCGTAAGCAGATTGATCGACAACGTGAACAGTTTATGCGATTAGGAGTTCGTGGAGATTGGTGGAATCCTTATGTAACTTTAGATAAAGCTTATGAAGCACAACAAATTAAAGTGTTTGGAGAAATGGCAAAGAAAGGCTTTATTTATAAAGGCAAAAAGCCAGTATATTGGTCTCCTTCTTCAGAGTCTGCCCTTGCAGAGGCTGAGATCGAATATAAAGATAAGCGATCTCCTTCTATTTATGTTGCCTTTCAAGTAAGTGACGGTAAAGGCGTTCTTAATGGCGATGAGAATATTATTATTTGGACAACTACCCCTTGGACTATTCCGGCAAACTTAGGAATTGCTGTTCATCCTGATTTGGATTATAACGTGGTTGCTGTTAATAATAAGAAATATGTTGTTGCTGCAGGTTTATTAGAACAACTTGTGAAAGAATTTGAATGGGAAAATCTAGAAGTACTGAAAACGATCAAAGGGACAGAATTAGAATATGTAAAAGCAAAACATCCTATTTATGATCGTGAATCCTTAGTTATGTGTGGAGAGCATGTAACACTAGACGCTGGTACTGGATGTGTACATACAGCTCCTGGGCACGGTGAAGAAGATTTTATCGTTGGTCAAAAATATGGACTAGACGTACTATGTCCAGTTGATGATAAAGGACATATGACTGCTGAGGCCCCTGGGTTTGAAGGATTATTCTACGATGCTGCGAACAAGCCAATTACGGAAAAGTTAGAGGAAGTTGGCGCATTAATGAAGTTAACATTTATTACTCACTCATATGCGCACGATTGGCGTACGAAAAAGCCTGTTATTTATCGTGCGACAGCTCAATGGTTTGCTTCAATTGAAAACTTCCGTGATGAATTGCTTAAAGCAATAGAGGAAGTTGAATGGCTTCCAAAATGGGGAGAAACGCGTTTATTTAATATGGTTCGAGATCGTGGAGATTGGTGTATTTCACGTCAACGTGCTTGGGGAGTACCAATTCCGGTATTCTATGGTGAGAATGGAGAGCCTATTATTACAGATGAAACGATTGATCATGTGTCTTCATTATTCCGTGAACACGGTTCAAATGTTTGGTTTGAATGGGATACGGAGCAGCTTTTACCTGAAGGATTTACTTCTGAACATAGCCCAAATGGCAGATTTACACGTGAAATGGACATTATGGATGTTTGGTTTGATTCTGGTTCTTCTCATCAAGCTGTTCTTGAGGAACGTGATGATCTTCAGCGCCCGGCTGACTTATATTTAGAAGGTTCTGACCAATATCGTGGTTGGTTTAACTCTTCCCTTTCCACAAGTGTGGCGATTACTGGAAAAGCTCCTTATAAAGGTGTATTAAGTCATGGATTTGCGCTTGATGGTGAAGGGCGTAAAATGAGTAAGTCAATTGGAAATGTCGTTGTACCGAATGATGTAATGAAGCAACTAGGGGCAGACATATTACGCTTATGGGTAGCGTCAGTTGATTATCAAGCAGATGTACGAGTGTCAGATAAGATTTTAAAACAAGTGTCTGAATCTTATCGTAAGATACGTAATACATTCCGTTTTCTATTAGGGAATTTACATGATTTTGATCCAGCAAAAGATTATGTTAGTGATCTTAGTGGTGTAGATCTCTTCATGCACGTTAAATTAAATGAAGTCATTGAAAAAGTGAAGCAAGCTTATGATCAATATCAATTTTCGACTGTCTATCATACCATTCATAATTTCTGTACAATTGATTTAAGCTCTTTCTATATGGATTTAGCGAAAGATACGCTTTATATTGAACATGCTGATCACCCAAATCGTCGAGCGATTCAAACGGTGATGTATGAAGCGCTTGTTGCCTTAACTAAATTAGTATCTCCGATTTTAAGTCATACAGCTGATGAAGTGTGGGAGCATATTCCTTCTGTTAAAGAAGAGAGTGTACAATTAACAGACATGCCTGAAGCAAAAGTGTTTGGTGATGTAGAAGAATTAAAGGCGACTTGGAATCATTTTATGGAAGTAAGGGATGATGTTCTAAAAGCTCTTGAACAAGCTCGTAATGAAAAGAAAATTGGTAAGTCTTTAACAGCTTCGATTACGCTTTACACGAGTGGAGAAGTTCGTCAATTGCTTACGAAAATTCCAACCCTTGAGAAGTTATTTATCGTTTCAGATGTTCACTTAGCGGGTGAAGTAAATGAAGCACCAGAAAGTGCTGTTCGATTTGATGATTTAGCGATTGTAGTAGAGCAAGCTGACGGTGAAACATGTGAACGTTGTTGGGTTGTTTCAACAACTGTTGGTTCGAATGAAGAGCATTCTGGGCTATGTTCGTCTTGTGCAGAGACCGTTACGAACTATTATGCAAATATTTCTAAATAA
- a CDS encoding RluA family pseudouridine synthase, which produces MERFEWKVTKEQKQIRIDKLLTVLNDEWSRTQIQQWVKDEAIMINGKRVKSNYKVEEGDQITLQIPEPEALEIEAENIPIDIVYEDRDVAVVNKPRGMVVHPAPGHYSGTLVNALMYHCNDLSGINGVIRPGIVHRIDKDTSGLIMVAKNDQAHESLVEQLKAKTTRRIYKAVVHGVIPHQHGTIDAPIGRDKKDRQNMTVTEENSRDAVTHFTVLESFDNYTYVQCELETGRTHQIRVHMKYIGYPLVGDPKYGPKRKSFDIEGQALHAAVLGFTHPKTGEEMTFEADLPKDMVDLLHVLRTK; this is translated from the coding sequence ATGGAGCGTTTCGAATGGAAAGTTACAAAAGAACAGAAGCAAATACGAATTGATAAATTGCTTACTGTATTGAATGATGAGTGGTCACGTACACAAATTCAACAGTGGGTAAAAGATGAAGCAATTATGATCAATGGGAAAAGAGTAAAAAGTAATTACAAAGTTGAAGAAGGTGACCAAATCACTCTTCAAATTCCGGAGCCGGAAGCATTAGAAATTGAAGCTGAAAATATCCCTATAGATATTGTTTATGAGGATCGTGATGTGGCTGTCGTTAATAAACCACGAGGAATGGTTGTTCACCCTGCTCCAGGGCATTACAGTGGTACACTTGTAAATGCCTTAATGTATCACTGTAACGACTTATCTGGGATTAATGGAGTCATTAGACCAGGGATTGTCCATCGTATCGATAAGGATACATCTGGCTTAATTATGGTAGCAAAAAATGACCAAGCACATGAATCGTTGGTAGAACAATTAAAAGCTAAAACAACACGTAGAATTTATAAGGCGGTTGTTCATGGTGTAATTCCTCATCAGCATGGCACAATTGATGCTCCGATTGGCAGAGATAAAAAAGATCGACAAAACATGACCGTGACAGAAGAAAATAGTCGTGATGCAGTCACTCATTTTACTGTACTGGAGAGTTTTGACAACTACACCTATGTGCAATGTGAATTAGAAACAGGACGTACACATCAAATTAGAGTTCATATGAAATATATCGGTTATCCTTTAGTAGGAGATCCTAAATATGGCCCAAAGAGAAAGTCTTTTGATATAGAGGGTCAAGCACTTCATGCAGCGGTACTAGGGTTTACACACCCTAAAACAGGAGAAGAAATGACATTTGAAGCAGACCTTCCCAAAGACATGGTCGACTTGCTGCATGTTCTAAGAACAAAATAA
- the lspA gene encoding signal peptidase II, with the protein MKYYLLALIVIVFDQITKWIVDTQMAIGERITLIERFLYFTSHRNQGAAFGILQGQMWFFYIVTIVVIVGIVYYMQKEAKSSRLFGISLGLILGGAIGNFIDRLFRGEVVDFVDTYIFGYNFPIFNVADAALCIGVGLLFIKMIQDERQQKKEQK; encoded by the coding sequence ATGAAATATTATTTACTTGCGCTAATCGTGATTGTATTTGATCAGATTACAAAGTGGATTGTCGATACTCAAATGGCCATTGGAGAACGAATAACCTTAATAGAAAGATTCCTTTATTTCACTTCTCACCGAAACCAAGGTGCAGCTTTTGGAATTTTACAAGGTCAGATGTGGTTTTTCTATATTGTTACAATTGTAGTGATCGTTGGCATCGTTTATTACATGCAAAAAGAAGCTAAGAGCAGCCGTTTATTTGGAATATCTTTAGGATTAATTCTCGGTGGAGCTATAGGTAATTTCATTGACAGACTATTCCGTGGCGAGGTTGTAGATTTTGTAGATACATACATATTTGGGTATAACTTCCCGATTTTTAATGTCGCAGATGCAGCGCTTTGTATTGGGGTTGGCCTGTTGTTTATTAAAATGATTCAAGATGAACGTCAACAGAAGAAGGAGCAAAAGTAA
- a CDS encoding solute carrier family 23 protein, whose amino-acid sequence MTTQRKEVGINEIPRFDKWLVLSLQHLFAMFGATILVPYLVGLSPAVALLSSGLGTIAYLLITRGQVPAYLGSSFAFIAPIIAAQTMSGPEGAMLGSFLAGLVYGFVALLIKTSGVNWIMKILPPIVVGPVIIVIGLGLAGVAIDMAMNDPVTESYSTTHFIVALITLTITILATMFFKGFFSLVPIMFGIIGGYLSAYFFGLVDFTAVHEAKWFAVPDLMVPFVTYTPVFSIEIAYIMVPIAIVTIAEHIGDQMVLSKVVGKNFIEKPGLHRSILGDGAATIIASFIGGPPNTTYGENIGVLAITRVFSVFVIAGAAVMAILFAFVGKFAALITTIPTAVMGGVSILLFGVIASSGLRMLIDNEINIGLKRNLIISSVILVIGIGGAFIQVTDTVQIAGMALATIIGIVLHQVLPEKEVSYGTKTMFQADK is encoded by the coding sequence ATGACAACACAGAGAAAAGAAGTTGGAATAAATGAAATCCCAAGGTTTGACAAATGGCTTGTTCTAAGCTTGCAACATTTGTTTGCAATGTTTGGAGCAACCATACTTGTGCCGTACTTAGTAGGTCTAAGTCCGGCAGTTGCCTTACTTTCAAGCGGATTAGGAACGATCGCATATTTACTTATTACAAGAGGGCAAGTTCCTGCATATCTAGGATCATCATTCGCTTTCATTGCACCGATCATCGCAGCTCAAACGATGAGCGGACCAGAAGGAGCGATGCTTGGAAGTTTTTTAGCAGGACTTGTCTACGGATTTGTTGCTCTGCTAATTAAGACAAGTGGAGTTAATTGGATTATGAAAATTCTACCTCCAATTGTAGTAGGACCAGTCATTATCGTAATTGGATTAGGGTTAGCTGGTGTAGCCATTGATATGGCAATGAATGATCCTGTGACGGAATCTTACAGCACAACTCATTTTATCGTTGCCCTTATTACATTAACGATTACGATACTAGCAACAATGTTCTTTAAAGGATTCTTTAGTCTAGTTCCCATCATGTTTGGAATTATCGGTGGTTATCTAAGTGCGTACTTTTTCGGATTGGTTGATTTTACAGCAGTACATGAAGCAAAGTGGTTTGCAGTACCGGACTTGATGGTGCCATTTGTCACATATACACCGGTCTTTTCGATTGAGATAGCTTATATAATGGTACCTATTGCAATTGTAACGATTGCTGAGCACATTGGTGACCAAATGGTACTGAGTAAAGTTGTTGGAAAGAATTTTATTGAGAAACCAGGCTTACATCGTTCAATCTTAGGTGACGGAGCTGCGACAATAATCGCATCATTCATTGGTGGGCCTCCAAACACCACTTACGGAGAAAACATTGGGGTCTTGGCAATTACTAGAGTGTTCAGTGTCTTTGTAATAGCTGGTGCTGCTGTCATGGCAATCTTGTTCGCTTTTGTAGGGAAATTTGCCGCACTCATTACAACAATTCCTACAGCAGTTATGGGTGGTGTCTCAATCTTACTTTTTGGGGTCATTGCTTCATCTGGTTTACGAATGCTAATTGATAATGAAATAAATATTGGGCTTAAGCGAAACTTAATTATTTCATCTGTTATTTTAGTAATTGGTATTGGTGGTGCCTTCATTCAAGTAACAGATACAGTTCAAATTGCGGGTATGGCACTAGCGACGATTATTGGGATTGTTCTCCATCAAGTATTACCAGAAAAAGAAGTAAGTTATGGTACAAAAACAATGTTTCAAGCAGATAAATAA
- a CDS encoding carbamoyl phosphate synthase small subunit, with product MKRQLILEDGTVFVGEGFGADKVMSGEVVFNTGMTGYQEILSDPSYCDQIVTLTYPLIGNYGINRDDFESITPAINGLIVKEYEAEPSHWREEESLDTLLQAKGIPGLSGIDTRKLTRLIRNYGTLRGRICSLEVDTEAVVQELKQATFANDQVHRVSTKDPYHAPGRGNRVVLVDFGMKHGILQELITRQCDVVVVPYNTNADEILRLNPDGIMLSNGPGDPVDVPGAIETIKNLLGKVPIFGICLGHQLLSLACGATTSKLQFGHRGSNHPVRELGTGKIAITAQNHGYTVDLESLATTSLELTHVAVNDGTVEGVRHVEYPAFSVQYHPEASPGPHDANDLFDSFVTMMETEKKATVHA from the coding sequence ATGAAGCGTCAACTAATTTTAGAAGATGGAACGGTTTTTGTTGGAGAAGGATTTGGAGCAGACAAGGTGATGAGCGGGGAAGTTGTTTTCAATACAGGAATGACAGGTTATCAGGAAATTTTATCAGATCCGTCCTATTGTGATCAAATCGTTACATTGACATACCCTCTCATAGGGAATTACGGAATCAATCGTGATGATTTTGAGTCAATTACACCAGCAATCAATGGACTCATCGTAAAAGAATATGAAGCAGAGCCAAGTCATTGGCGCGAGGAAGAATCTCTTGATACTCTGTTGCAAGCAAAAGGAATCCCTGGTTTATCTGGAATTGACACGCGTAAATTAACTCGCCTTATCCGAAACTACGGAACATTGCGTGGGCGAATTTGTTCACTTGAGGTTGATACTGAAGCTGTGGTTCAAGAATTGAAACAAGCAACTTTTGCTAACGATCAAGTGCATCGTGTATCTACAAAAGATCCGTATCATGCACCTGGTCGCGGAAATAGAGTAGTACTTGTTGATTTTGGAATGAAGCACGGCATCTTGCAAGAATTAATCACTAGACAATGTGATGTAGTAGTTGTGCCATATAATACGAATGCAGACGAGATCCTTCGTTTAAATCCGGATGGAATTATGTTAAGTAATGGACCGGGAGACCCGGTTGATGTACCAGGAGCAATTGAAACGATTAAAAACTTACTCGGAAAAGTACCAATTTTCGGAATCTGTTTAGGACATCAATTGCTTTCATTAGCGTGTGGGGCAACAACAAGCAAATTACAATTTGGTCATCGAGGCTCTAATCATCCAGTTCGTGAACTTGGAACAGGAAAAATTGCGATTACTGCTCAGAACCACGGCTATACAGTTGACCTAGAATCATTAGCTACGACAAGCCTTGAATTGACACATGTTGCAGTCAATGATGGCACGGTAGAAGGAGTAAGGCATGTAGAGTATCCAGCATTTAGTGTACAGTATCACCCTGAAGCATCACCAGGTCCACATGATGCGAATGACTTATTTGATTCATTCGTCACAATGATGGAAACTGAAAAAAAAGCAACTGTACACGCCTAA
- a CDS encoding DivIVA domain-containing protein gives MPLTPLDIHNKEFTRGFRGYDEDEVNEFLDQVIKDYEAVLREKKELFEQVTDLDDKLAHFKNIEETLNKSILVAQEAAEEVRTNAQKEAQLIVKEAEKNADRIINDALSKSRKVMIEMEELKKQASVYKMRFKMLIEAQLEMLQTDDWNEVIEEEEVYEER, from the coding sequence ATGCCTTTAACCCCTTTAGATATTCACAATAAGGAGTTTACAAGAGGATTTCGTGGTTATGATGAAGATGAAGTAAATGAGTTTTTAGATCAAGTCATTAAAGATTACGAAGCAGTACTTAGAGAAAAGAAAGAATTATTTGAGCAAGTTACGGATCTAGATGATAAGCTTGCCCATTTTAAGAATATTGAAGAGACGTTGAATAAATCCATTCTCGTCGCTCAAGAAGCGGCGGAAGAAGTAAGAACAAATGCGCAAAAAGAAGCCCAGTTAATTGTGAAAGAAGCAGAAAAAAATGCGGATCGTATAATTAACGATGCACTTTCTAAATCAAGGAAAGTGATGATTGAGATGGAGGAATTGAAGAAGCAGGCTTCCGTTTATAAAATGCGTTTTAAAATGTTAATTGAAGCACAGCTTGAAATGTTGCAAACGGATGATTGGAATGAAGTAATCGAAGAAGAAGAAGTGTATGAAGAGCGTTAA
- a CDS encoding aspartate carbamoyltransferase catalytic subunit translates to MMTMTEKQAIKGELLTLETMSTVEISTILEEAAQFAQGVQWRPNKELFIANLFFEPSTRTRYSFEVAEKMLGLHVLSFSEESSSVQKGESLLDTVKTFEAIGANALVIRHPENDYFQEIRERLSIPIINAGDGSGHHPTQSLLDLLTIQQEFSSFSGLNVVIVGDLRHSRVARSNAEVLTRLGAKVKIAGPKEWMKGFDTAYQHIPLDDALNESDVVMLLRIQHERHEGSMEWSKEIYHQQYGLTIEREKRMKKEAIILHPAPVNRGVELASELVDCERSRIFKQMKNGVAVRRAVVKRALSN, encoded by the coding sequence ATGATGACAATGACAGAAAAGCAAGCAATAAAGGGTGAATTACTCACACTTGAAACAATGTCAACAGTCGAAATCTCCACGATCTTAGAAGAGGCTGCACAATTTGCACAAGGAGTACAATGGCGTCCTAATAAAGAGTTATTTATTGCAAATCTATTTTTCGAACCAAGTACTAGAACACGGTATAGTTTTGAAGTGGCAGAAAAAATGTTAGGTCTTCACGTGCTTTCTTTTTCAGAAGAAAGCTCGAGTGTACAAAAAGGAGAATCGTTATTAGATACAGTTAAAACATTTGAGGCAATAGGGGCTAACGCTCTTGTAATCAGACATCCGGAAAATGATTACTTTCAAGAAATTAGAGAGCGATTGAGTATACCTATCATCAATGCTGGTGATGGAAGTGGACATCATCCAACTCAATCTTTACTGGATTTACTAACGATTCAACAAGAATTTTCAAGCTTTTCCGGCTTAAATGTTGTCATAGTCGGTGATCTGCGTCATAGCCGTGTTGCTCGCTCAAATGCTGAAGTATTAACAAGACTAGGAGCAAAAGTGAAGATTGCTGGTCCAAAAGAATGGATGAAAGGCTTCGATACTGCTTATCAACATATTCCGTTGGATGACGCATTGAATGAATCCGATGTTGTAATGCTCCTTAGAATTCAGCATGAACGACATGAAGGTTCTATGGAATGGTCAAAAGAAATCTATCATCAGCAATATGGTTTAACAATTGAGCGCGAAAAAAGAATGAAGAAGGAAGCAATCATTCTTCATCCTGCTCCTGTCAACAGAGGAGTAGAGCTTGCTAGTGAGTTAGTAGATTGTGAACGTTCAAGAATCTTTAAACAAATGAAAAATGGTGTTGCGGTTCGAAGAGCAGTTGTGAAAAGAGCACTTTCAAACTAA
- a CDS encoding dihydroorotase, with the protein MTIKLEGGYILDKDGSLIERDVYIVDGRISFEVPTHHEVKKISVQGKLVSAGLIDAHVHLREPGGEYKETIETGTKAAAAGGFTTIASMPNTRPVPDSKEQMEWLQDRIKTTGHVRVLPYASITTRQLGQELTDFEALKEAGAFAFTDDGVGVQSADMMLQAMKKAAEVNMAVVAHCEENTLIHGGCVHEGKFSKEHNLPGIPSVCESVHIARDVLLAEAAGAHYHVCHVSTKESVRVIRDAKRAGVRVTAEVSPHHLLLCEDDIPGLDSNFKMNPPLRAKEDQAALWEGLLDGTIDFIATDHAPHSEEEKAQGMERAPLGIVGLETAFPLLYTHLVKKQKATLKQLVDWLTVKPAKTFGLASGVIEEGALADITVIDLEEERAIDKEAFHSKGKNTPFDGWVCQGWPQYTFVEGKLVWEKGKVTA; encoded by the coding sequence ATGACGATTAAATTAGAAGGTGGATACATTTTAGATAAAGACGGTTCGTTAATAGAAAGAGATGTTTACATTGTGGATGGGAGAATTAGCTTTGAAGTTCCAACTCATCATGAGGTAAAAAAGATCTCTGTTCAAGGGAAGCTTGTATCAGCTGGATTAATTGATGCCCATGTTCATCTACGTGAACCAGGTGGTGAGTATAAGGAAACAATTGAAACAGGAACGAAAGCTGCAGCTGCCGGAGGATTCACAACGATCGCATCAATGCCGAATACAAGGCCGGTGCCGGATTCAAAAGAACAAATGGAATGGCTACAAGATAGAATAAAGACGACTGGACATGTTCGTGTACTTCCTTATGCCTCTATCACAACTAGACAGTTAGGGCAAGAATTAACGGATTTTGAGGCTTTAAAAGAAGCGGGTGCGTTTGCTTTTACGGACGATGGAGTCGGTGTTCAATCAGCTGATATGATGCTTCAAGCGATGAAAAAAGCAGCAGAAGTTAATATGGCGGTTGTGGCTCATTGTGAGGAAAATACACTTATTCACGGTGGATGTGTTCATGAAGGCAAGTTCTCTAAAGAGCATAATTTACCTGGTATCCCTTCGGTTTGTGAGTCCGTGCATATAGCTCGAGACGTCTTGCTTGCCGAAGCAGCTGGGGCACACTATCACGTCTGTCATGTCAGTACGAAAGAATCGGTACGTGTAATTCGCGATGCGAAAAGAGCAGGAGTTCGTGTTACAGCAGAAGTGTCACCACATCATCTACTCTTATGTGAAGATGATATCCCAGGGCTAGATTCTAATTTTAAAATGAATCCACCTCTAAGAGCAAAAGAAGATCAAGCGGCATTATGGGAAGGACTCTTAGATGGAACCATTGATTTCATTGCAACCGATCATGCACCTCACTCGGAAGAAGAAAAAGCACAAGGGATGGAAAGAGCTCCACTTGGTATTGTTGGATTAGAGACTGCTTTTCCATTGTTATACACACATTTAGTAAAAAAACAAAAAGCAACATTGAAACAGTTAGTAGATTGGTTAACTGTAAAACCAGCTAAAACATTTGGGTTAGCCTCGGGAGTAATAGAAGAAGGGGCGTTAGCTGATATTACGGTAATTGATTTAGAAGAAGAACGTGCTATTGACAAAGAAGCGTTCCACTCAAAAGGTAAGAATACACCGTTTGATGGTTGGGTGTGTCAAGGGTGGCCACAGTATACTTTTGTAGAAGGAAAACTTGTATGGGAGAAAGGAAAGGTGACAGCATGA
- the pyrR gene encoding bifunctional pyr operon transcriptional regulator/uracil phosphoribosyltransferase PyrR, translating into MSRVILDEQAIRRATTRIAHEIIEHNKGIDDCVLIGIKTRGIYLAKRLAERIEQIEGASIPVGEIDITLYRDDLTVKSDNKEPIIQGTDIPVDISGRKVILVDDVLYTGRTVRAGLDALIDIGRPGQIQLAVLIDRGHRELPIRPDYVGKNVPTSKSEKIVAKLNEVDAIDEVTIEQK; encoded by the coding sequence ATGTCGAGAGTGATTCTTGATGAACAAGCAATTAGAAGAGCAACTACGCGAATTGCACACGAAATTATTGAACACAATAAAGGAATCGATGATTGTGTACTAATCGGGATTAAGACACGTGGAATTTACCTTGCGAAACGTTTAGCAGAAAGAATTGAACAAATCGAAGGTGCATCAATTCCAGTCGGAGAAATTGACATTACTTTGTACCGTGATGATTTAACAGTGAAGTCTGACAATAAAGAGCCTATCATTCAGGGTACGGATATCCCTGTGGACATAAGTGGTCGAAAAGTTATCTTAGTAGATGATGTTTTGTATACAGGTCGTACAGTAAGAGCAGGACTAGATGCACTCATTGATATAGGAAGACCAGGTCAAATTCAGCTTGCCGTCTTAATTGACCGTGGACACCGTGAGCTGCCAATTCGCCCAGATTATGTTGGTAAAAACGTGCCTACTTCAAAAAGTGAAAAGATCGTCGCAAAGCTAAACGAAGTAGACGCAATAGACGAAGTCACTATTGAACAAAAATAA
- a CDS encoding TraR/DksA C4-type zinc finger protein — protein MQDYTKIKAALQQRKKAVEEQINHHFQEEQNRTLSFSTGELSQYDNHPADVATDLYEREKDFALLEKLEREHEEIEHALDKFSNETFGICEVTGQQIPYERLEANPAARTIVSAVNNTITDDRPSEETVLGGFRRYNFDGDDDETEFDAEDAYQSVAEFNELPMVYEDSSLEETGELIGYVEEIEGFLSTGIEGYTGDEDVVFQRNVHYDQYLNGK, from the coding sequence ATGCAGGACTATACAAAAATTAAAGCAGCTTTACAACAACGTAAAAAAGCTGTAGAAGAACAAATTAATCATCATTTTCAAGAAGAACAAAACCGAACCTTGTCTTTTTCTACTGGTGAATTGTCTCAATATGATAATCACCCTGCAGATGTAGCTACAGATTTATATGAGCGAGAGAAGGATTTTGCATTGCTTGAGAAACTTGAAAGAGAACATGAGGAAATTGAGCATGCACTTGATAAATTTAGTAATGAAACGTTTGGTATTTGTGAAGTAACAGGCCAACAAATTCCTTATGAACGATTAGAGGCTAACCCAGCAGCGCGTACTATAGTAAGTGCAGTCAATAATACAATAACAGATGATCGACCTTCAGAGGAAACAGTCCTGGGAGGATTCAGACGTTATAATTTTGACGGAGATGATGATGAAACGGAATTTGATGCTGAAGATGCGTACCAATCGGTTGCTGAATTTAATGAATTGCCAATGGTATATGAAGATTCATCTCTTGAAGAAACGGGTGAACTAATCGGGTATGTAGAGGAAATTGAAGGATTCTTATCTACAGGGATTGAAGGATATACAGGTGATGAGGATGTAGTCTTTCAGAGAAATGTACACTATGACCAATACTTGAATGGAAAGTAG